One region of Gigantopelta aegis isolate Gae_Host chromosome 7, Gae_host_genome, whole genome shotgun sequence genomic DNA includes:
- the LOC121377062 gene encoding uncharacterized protein LOC121377062 isoform X1, producing MADFSSLSGYAKGSLVLILLGCLLDVIGFGSPYWISAPGQHQGLWKLCISDICYDLLNARQYLPGWLRATQFFETVGLILIGAAGILLILTILVQMFRDKKIFPILNAILCFAAAGCIFVGVIIYGTQDGFSSYLSWAFALCIVGGILVGVAGVLLIVSAVARG from the exons ATGGCGGACTTTTCCAGTCTCTCTGGTTACGCGAAGGGCTCGCTAGTTTTGATTCTCTTAGGCTGTCTGTTGGATGTGATAGGTTTTGGTTCGCCATACTGGATCAGTGCGCCCGGGCAGCATCAGGGGTTGTGGAAACTTTGTATCTCAGATATTTGTTATGATCTTCTAAACGCCCGCCAGTATCTTCCAG GCTGGCTGCGAGCGACCCAGTTCTTCGAGACAGTCGGGCTGATTCTGATCGGAGCCGCGGGCATCCTGCTGATCCTCACCATCCTCGTTCAGATGTTCAGAGACAAAAAAATCTTCCCCATCCTCAACGCAATCCTCTGCTTCGCGGCGG ctggtTGCATCTTCGTGGGAGTGATCATCTACGGAACACAAGATGGCTTCTCATCCTACCTGAGCTGGGCGTTCGCGCTGTGCATTGTGGGAGGAATTCTCGTGGGCGTTGCAGGTGTGCTTCTCATCGTGTCGGCAGTGGCCCGTGGCTAA